In the genome of Euleptes europaea isolate rEulEur1 chromosome 7, rEulEur1.hap1, whole genome shotgun sequence, one region contains:
- the CCDC167 gene encoding coiled-coil domain-containing protein 167, which produces MPKQPESFSVAQEIDRLEEKLSQCRETLEEVDFKLRRKELTPEGRKSLEKEKNLLAAEAENYEKELKMLRQANRKNAALSVALVVLVVVIYTCWTM; this is translated from the exons ATGCCTAAGCAGCCGGAGTCTTTCAGCGTGGCTCAGGAG ATAGACAGACTGGAGGAGAAGCTGTCCCAGTGCAGAGAGACCTTGGAAGAAGTGGATTTTAAACTACGGAGAAAAGAACTGACTCCAGAGGGAAG AAAAtcactggagaaggagaaaaacctgCTAGCAGCCGAAGCTGAAAACTACG AGAAAGAACTGAAAATGCTTCGTCAGGCAAATCGCAAGAACGCAGCACTCTCGGTAGCCCTTGTAGTTTTGGTGGTGGTGATTTACACCTGCTGGACTATGTGA